One segment of Candidatus Polarisedimenticolaceae bacterium DNA contains the following:
- a CDS encoding phosphate acyltransferase: MIREEDALAYHASDRPGKVELRVTTPCLTPRDLRLAYLPGATFPAAKIVADPECAFRYTAKANLVAIVTNGSAVPGLGDVGPAAAKPIQEGMAVLFKRLADLDVFDLELAETDPAAFAATVRRLEPTFGAVNVKDVRAPEGLELYDRLSETLDIPVFHDNLYGSAVVAMAALTNALELVDKKVGDVKVVVCGAGTVGIGCARLLTHLGVPGENLLVYDRQGLLHSGRTDLHGYQRPFARPSRERTLAEGLRGADVRLGASAADVVSVEMIRSMGRWPIVFALATPRPEIDWEQARASRRDVVLATALDQHPNAVLDLLSVPYILRGALDVQARRITPGMLLAAAKALADLAKEEVPPEVERAYENERFAFGPDYLLPKAIDPRILPREAAAVARQAVEEGVARRPVDNRAYEEALSVRMGTGREIVRGLMLQARQKRPRVVLAEGANETALRACRILVDEGIARPVLLGVEMEVREAAERLRLDLGDVPVIDPARSPRYAAYVDEFFRLRRRRGVIRATAEERLLQRDTFAAMMVHSGDAELFVGGLTAHYADSLRTTLEVVGPASGVRRISSHYLALLSKRVVLLADCAVNIDPSVDDLAEIALLAAKSARSLGLEPRVALLSFSNFGSVDHPFTRKMREAAAIARERAPSIPIDGEMQLTMALDAGLRKTYFPFSELAGEANVLVFPDLQSGHLALNILEQFGDATVVGPVLMGTRLPVVLMQYGVTAEQVVHAVTVAVVESA; the protein is encoded by the coding sequence ATGATCCGCGAAGAAGACGCCCTCGCCTACCACGCCTCCGACCGGCCGGGGAAGGTCGAGCTCCGGGTGACGACCCCCTGCCTCACCCCCCGAGACCTGCGTCTGGCCTATCTCCCCGGGGCGACCTTCCCGGCGGCGAAAATCGTCGCCGATCCGGAGTGCGCCTTCCGCTACACGGCCAAGGCGAACCTCGTCGCGATCGTCACGAACGGCTCGGCGGTCCCGGGCCTCGGGGACGTCGGTCCGGCGGCCGCCAAGCCGATCCAGGAGGGGATGGCGGTCCTCTTCAAGCGCCTGGCCGATCTCGACGTCTTCGATCTCGAGCTCGCCGAGACCGACCCGGCCGCCTTCGCCGCCACCGTGCGACGCCTGGAGCCGACCTTCGGCGCGGTCAATGTCAAGGACGTCCGCGCCCCCGAGGGGCTCGAGCTCTACGACCGGCTGTCCGAGACGCTCGACATCCCCGTGTTCCACGACAACCTCTACGGATCCGCGGTCGTCGCGATGGCCGCGCTCACCAACGCCCTCGAGCTCGTGGACAAGAAGGTCGGCGACGTGAAGGTCGTCGTCTGCGGCGCGGGCACGGTGGGGATCGGATGCGCGCGACTGCTCACCCACCTCGGGGTCCCCGGCGAAAACCTCCTCGTGTACGACCGACAGGGGCTGCTCCACTCCGGCCGCACCGATCTCCACGGCTACCAGCGGCCGTTCGCGCGCCCGTCGCGCGAGCGGACCCTCGCGGAAGGGTTGCGCGGCGCCGACGTCCGCCTCGGGGCCTCGGCGGCGGACGTCGTCTCGGTGGAGATGATCCGCTCGATGGGACGCTGGCCGATCGTCTTCGCGCTCGCGACCCCGCGCCCCGAGATCGACTGGGAGCAGGCGCGGGCGAGCCGGCGCGACGTCGTGCTCGCGACCGCGCTCGATCAGCATCCGAACGCGGTGCTCGACCTGCTGAGCGTTCCGTACATCCTGCGCGGCGCCCTCGACGTGCAGGCGCGGCGGATCACCCCCGGGATGCTCCTCGCCGCGGCGAAGGCGCTGGCCGACCTCGCGAAGGAGGAGGTCCCCCCCGAGGTCGAGCGCGCCTACGAGAACGAGCGGTTCGCCTTCGGCCCGGACTACCTGCTCCCGAAGGCGATCGACCCGCGGATCCTCCCCCGCGAGGCCGCCGCGGTCGCGCGACAGGCCGTGGAGGAAGGGGTCGCCCGTCGCCCGGTCGACAACCGCGCGTACGAAGAGGCGCTGTCGGTCCGCATGGGAACGGGGCGGGAGATCGTGCGCGGCCTGATGCTCCAGGCGCGCCAGAAGCGACCGCGGGTCGTCCTCGCCGAGGGGGCCAACGAGACGGCGCTTCGCGCGTGCAGGATCCTCGTGGACGAGGGGATCGCCCGGCCGGTCCTGCTCGGCGTCGAGATGGAGGTTCGCGAGGCGGCCGAGCGCCTGCGCCTCGATCTGGGCGACGTGCCGGTGATCGACCCGGCGCGCAGCCCCCGCTACGCCGCCTACGTGGACGAGTTCTTCCGGCTGCGCCGGCGCCGCGGCGTGATCCGCGCGACCGCCGAGGAGCGGCTGCTCCAGCGCGACACCTTCGCCGCGATGATGGTCCACTCCGGCGACGCCGAGTTGTTCGTCGGCGGGCTCACCGCGCACTACGCCGACTCCCTGCGGACGACCCTCGAGGTCGTCGGGCCCGCATCCGGCGTCCGCCGGATCTCGAGCCACTACCTCGCGCTGCTCTCCAAACGCGTGGTCCTGCTCGCCGACTGCGCGGTGAACATCGATCCTTCCGTCGACGACCTCGCGGAGATCGCGCTTCTCGCCGCGAAGTCGGCGCGGTCTCTCGGCCTCGAGCCGCGGGTCGCGCTGCTGTCGTTCTCGAACTTCGGGAGCGTCGACCACCCCTTCACCCGCAAGATGAGGGAGGCGGCCGCGATCGCGCGCGAGCGCGCGCCGTCGATCCCGATCGACGGCGAGATGCAGCTGACGATGGCGCTCGACGCGGGGCTGCGGAAGACCTATTTCCCCTTCTCCGAGCTCGCCGGCGAGGCGAACGTGCTGGTCTTCCCCGACCTGCAGTCCGGCCACCTTGCCCTCAACATCCTCGAGCAGTTCGGCGACGCGACCGTGGTCGGGCCGGTCCTGATGGGGACGCGCCTTCCGGTCGTCCTCATGCAATACGGCGTCACCGCCGAGCAGGTCGTGCACGCGGTGACGGTGGCGGTGGTCGAGTCCGCCTGA